The Actinomycetota bacterium genome window below encodes:
- a CDS encoding diguanylate cyclase, whose amino-acid sequence MKSKWLSYPALLAAFTAAYAIAAAIGYSMQVDDTFVSPVWPAAGIALAALLTRGYRIFPAIFVGAFMAQLAALSSSMAISTTSMVLISLMVAVGCTASALAGAFLINTFIGKRNIVETVVDVVKFVALAAIGSTAIGATVTTLALGFGGIIPWSEYGYLWWTWWTGAGVGVLLVVPVMVTCCISPKCIKSSRRVVEAVLFIAFFFITHQLAVGAWWPQLVDTHPLDNILASFFIFLLLLAVIRFEQLGSTVFVFFAWALLIWDTSRGLGPFVSDSSVESLLTLEHSMGLLAVFLMVLTATMNEHGDVVRKLRKSRDELEKRVRERTEQLSDANEELESEIAVRIRAEEQIREAGEKLKAQYKGIPIPTYTWQRVDDDFVLVDFNDAAEEITHGGIIKLIGQSVATLYSDRPDIQADMEKCYREKTVIKRDFEYQLRSTGKNQYLSTSYAFVPPDLVLAHAEDITDRKRAEEQVIMQSKVLEERNSDLAALYEVSTAISRTIDLKQLLMDVLKTITSLDLFKVEKKGGVLIVEGDRMHLAAHLGHPEEFIELHRKMKVGDCLCGLAAKTGEIIVSGNSEHDKNHSFHYPDMKPHGHVIVPLKVANRVVGVSYFYFPADFQISQRQLELLSTIGNQLGIAIENSRLFEETRRLSLHDSLTGLANRNLMNVELTRTFAESRRSGQPLSLIMMDLDYFKQHNDTYGHAAGDRLLRDIAQITKREIRGADIATRYGGEEFLIILPNTGIEKAYEVAERLRAAISSKPFYFNGGPPIHITVSLGVAERSGDMTSPDRLVMMADDALYEAKKGGRNCIRVWSPSCNFS is encoded by the coding sequence ATGAAAAGCAAGTGGCTATCATATCCGGCTCTGCTGGCAGCCTTCACGGCGGCCTACGCGATCGCGGCGGCGATCGGTTATTCCATGCAGGTTGACGATACCTTTGTCTCCCCGGTCTGGCCAGCCGCCGGTATCGCCCTGGCGGCTCTGCTGACCCGAGGTTATCGGATCTTCCCCGCTATCTTCGTGGGCGCATTCATGGCCCAGCTGGCGGCCCTGAGCTCTTCTATGGCTATCTCCACGACGTCCATGGTCCTGATCTCGCTGATGGTGGCAGTTGGATGCACAGCTTCGGCGCTGGCCGGGGCATTCCTGATCAATACCTTCATCGGGAAACGCAACATCGTCGAGACCGTGGTGGACGTCGTCAAGTTCGTGGCGCTGGCAGCTATCGGCAGCACGGCGATCGGCGCGACTGTGACCACGCTGGCCCTGGGCTTCGGCGGCATCATCCCCTGGAGTGAATACGGATACCTCTGGTGGACCTGGTGGACCGGGGCGGGTGTCGGCGTTCTGCTGGTGGTTCCTGTGATGGTGACCTGCTGCATCTCGCCCAAGTGCATCAAGTCATCCAGGCGCGTCGTTGAAGCAGTGCTCTTTATCGCCTTCTTCTTCATCACCCACCAGCTGGCGGTGGGAGCCTGGTGGCCTCAGCTGGTGGATACCCATCCACTGGACAACATCCTGGCGTCCTTCTTCATCTTCCTGTTGCTGCTGGCGGTCATCAGGTTCGAGCAGCTGGGGTCCACGGTGTTCGTCTTTTTCGCATGGGCGCTGCTGATCTGGGACACCAGCAGGGGGCTCGGGCCGTTCGTCTCCGATTCCTCCGTGGAATCGCTGCTGACCCTGGAGCATTCGATGGGCCTTCTGGCCGTGTTCCTCATGGTGCTGACCGCGACCATGAACGAGCACGGCGACGTGGTGCGAAAGCTTCGAAAATCGAGGGACGAGCTTGAGAAGCGGGTAAGGGAGCGAACCGAGCAGCTGTCGGATGCCAACGAGGAACTGGAGAGTGAGATCGCGGTCAGGATCCGGGCCGAGGAGCAGATCAGGGAGGCAGGCGAGAAACTGAAGGCTCAGTATAAGGGGATCCCGATCCCCACGTATACCTGGCAGAGGGTGGATGATGATTTCGTGCTCGTTGACTTCAACGACGCCGCTGAGGAGATCACTCATGGCGGCATCATCAAGCTGATAGGACAAAGCGTCGCGACCCTGTATAGCGACAGGCCGGATATCCAGGCCGACATGGAAAAATGCTACCGTGAAAAAACCGTCATCAAGCGCGATTTCGAATATCAGTTACGGTCAACCGGGAAGAACCAGTACCTGTCCACCAGCTATGCCTTCGTTCCTCCGGACCTTGTCCTGGCCCATGCCGAGGACATAACCGACCGCAAGCGGGCCGAAGAGCAGGTCATAATGCAGAGCAAGGTCCTTGAGGAACGCAATTCAGACCTGGCTGCCCTTTACGAAGTCTCGACAGCCATCAGCCGGACGATCGACCTGAAGCAGCTGCTGATGGATGTTCTCAAGACGATTACCAGCCTGGACCTGTTCAAAGTGGAGAAGAAGGGCGGCGTGCTCATCGTCGAGGGCGACCGCATGCATCTGGCGGCTCACCTGGGTCACCCCGAAGAATTCATAGAGCTGCACCGCAAGATGAAGGTCGGCGACTGTCTATGCGGGCTGGCCGCGAAGACGGGCGAGATCATCGTTTCCGGCAACTCCGAGCACGATAAGAACCACAGCTTCCACTACCCGGACATGAAGCCTCACGGCCATGTTATCGTGCCTCTTAAGGTCGCAAACAGGGTCGTCGGCGTCTCTTATTTCTACTTCCCCGCGGATTTCCAGATAAGCCAGCGCCAGCTCGAGCTGCTTTCGACCATCGGCAACCAGCTTGGCATCGCCATCGAGAATTCGAGGCTGTTCGAGGAGACCAGGAGGCTATCATTGCACGATTCGCTGACAGGGCTGGCGAACCGGAACCTCATGAACGTCGAGCTGACCAGGACCTTCGCCGAATCGCGCCGGTCGGGGCAACCGCTTTCCCTGATAATGATGGACCTCGATTATTTCAAGCAGCATAACGACACCTACGGCCATGCCGCCGGAGACAGGTTGTTGCGCGACATCGCCCAGATCACGAAGAGGGAGATCAGGGGCGCTGACATCGCGACCCGCTACGGCGGCGAAGAATTCCTGATAATCCTCCCGAATACAGGTATCGAAAAAGCATATGAGGTCGCCGAGCGGCTGCGGGCCGCCATAAGCAGCAAACCATTCTATTTCAACGGCGGCCCCCCCATCCATATAACCGTGAGCCTTGGGGTCGCTGAAAGGTCTGGAGACATGACGAGTCCCGACCGGCTGGTGATGATGGCCGATGACGCCCTCTATGAGGCCAAAAAAGGCGGCAGGAATTGCATACGGGTCTGGTCCCCTAGCTGCAATTTCTCCTGA